In the genome of Deltaproteobacteria bacterium, the window TCAGTGGAAGGACCTGCGGGCGGAGAAGCTGGATCATTACGAAATTGGCCTGATTCACTCCTTCTCGAAACAGTTCCAGGCGGGGATTTCCTTTTTCTACGATGACGTGAAAGATGCCTTGAGGTTCGTGCCTCCTCCCCCGCCGCCACCTCTCTTCGCCAATCTTGGTGACTACAAAACGACCGGCGGAGAGATCAATCTGGAAGCGATGCCACTAGATACTCTTATCTTGTATTTGGGTGGCAACTACATGAACACGAATCCTTCAAATGTCCCCTACGCGCCCCGGTGGACGTGGGTGACGGGCGCCAGCCTGAGGATGGGACGTCATTGGAGATTGAATTTCGACTCGGAGTGGGTAGACAAGCAACATGTGCTCAATCCTCGATTCCCGGGTCCAGGGGCTACAATCGATGCCTATTTTCTCCTCAATGGTCGCCTGGGATGCCAGGTCAACCATCGAATTGGGATCTTTGTGGCGGGAGAGAACTTAACGGATTCACTGTATGAATTTCGCCCCGGTTATCCCATGCCGGGACGAATCTGGATGGTGGGACTGGATCTGGGTGGCTCGTTCAAGTGGAACTGAACTCATGAAACCCCGTAGTGGCGTTAGGTAACAGTAACAAAAGGACGGAGGGCGACATGCGATACTGGCTTGTTTTGATCTGCGCTATATTGGTGACGAGCTGTGGTCAGATGGATACACTGGAGACGTTTCAGGATCACAATCATCGGGAAGGTTCAGGGATGGTGGAAGTGGAAGTGAAAACTCCTGAGTTGACGAGAATTGAGGAATTTCACGGCCATATCGGTCCTTATGTCGTCCTCGGCTACAAAATGGGCCTGATGGCCAGGGACCTGCTGGACAGCCCGGGCTATTTCGACATGACGGTTGAAGTGGAAAGCCCACTGACTCCGCCACCCTCCTGTTTGATTGATGGAATCCAGCTGGGCTCGGGTTGTACGACCGGGAAACGAAACCTGACGGTCACAAAAGGTCCGATTGGAAGAG includes:
- a CDS encoding formylmethanofuran dehydrogenase subunit E family protein, with amino-acid sequence MVEVEVKTPELTRIEEFHGHIGPYVVLGYKMGLMARDLLDSPGYFDMTVEVESPLTPPPSCLIDGIQLGSGCTTGKRNLTVTKGPIGRATFHTKKGTSVVLCLRPDVPEKVRLWIEEIGVEKSGKRILEASPEEYILLGDE